DNA sequence from the Pseudoliparis swirei isolate HS2019 ecotype Mariana Trench chromosome 6, NWPU_hadal_v1, whole genome shotgun sequence genome:
TTTTCtgagagatgcatacaacacgTTACCACACCGAGATACGTCGGTTAGAAAAGCCTCCTCTCTAGATGTATGAGGATAGGACTCACGTCAAATTCCAAGTACACGGTCCAGTTCTCCTGCCATTTTGTGACTCCCTCAAAGAGTTGTCTGTGGCCCTCGTAACACACCTTCAGGGTTCTGACCTCGGCCTCGTGCAGGTTGAGAAGCTCTTCAGTAAAATCATCTGGACAAATAAAACGCGCATTGAGAACACACTCCTTGTGATGATCAACAGCATAGAGTTGGTGTACGGCCATTGCCAATATACAACACATCTTTACCGTCATGATATGGAACAAAAGCTTGCCGCTGTTCTTGGCTGTAGAAGCATCGCTCCCATAACAGAGCAATCTCAGCCCTGATGGCCTCAATGAAAGTCGTCATGCTCTGCATTTTCAGCAGCTCTAGACGCTCGACCTCAGCCTGGAGCTGGAAAGCGAGAACGCTCATGATTAAAACGTGTTATGCAAGCGTTTAGTGAAACGACAACCAGTGCATTGTCGGAAATTAGTTTATCTGAATGACCACGTGAGGTCGATGTCTTACTGCCTCGACGTTTCTCTTCTTTGAAACGACCATATGCTCGGACAAggcttccctctcctcttggGAAATCTGAAGTCTCTCCCACAGCTCCTGGATCTTAGAACGGAAAGCTGAACAACGGTGCTCGTTCTCCGCCTTGTGTTGTTGTAACTGGAAGGAGGCATAACAATCATACATTCAGTCCAATATCATACAGCCCATGAAAACGTAGACTTAAAATCATAGCGTCAGAACACAAAACATGTCAAATATTACAAAATCACCTGACTGAGCAGTAGTTTCAGAGCAGCAATGTTGTCATTTGAAAGACAGAACGCCTCCTGATCCTCGCACATCACATCCATCTCAAAGCTCGTCTCTGGGAGTCGCTCCAGATCATCCATGCAGACAATAATCTCCTTTCTGACGCTTACAAATTCATCATGATGACATTCCTGAAAAAAAGACATGGCAGGTTACTTTACAACCCTAATAAGAAAAAGGCTCTTGGCAAATTAATAAGACCAGAACGTCAGTTTCACCTTCTCTTTGGTCAGATTGTCCAGGTAGGCACGATACGTCTCAAGTTGCTTCAGTGATGGGACGGCATCTTTGTCAATGCAAAATGGAGTCATGCACATAATATCACACAGCTCACGGTCTTTGCCAACGAGGCCCGTAAGCTCTTCCATTCTTTGCTTCTTGTGCTCCTTCAACACTTCTAGATGTGTGCGGCTATTCTTCTCCATCTGCAACATGGTGGAGCAATCTTTCTCCTACGCAGAAATCCAGAAAGTTAATCCAAACATTCACAATTTTCCCAAACCAGTTGATGAAaatcaggggggaaaaaagactaCCTCAAACGGGGGCAGCTGAAGTTCACTGGTCAACGTATTAAGTTCTTCAACACATGCCTGAATGCTTTTCAGTAATCTATTCTTGAGCTGATCTTCTTCTACAATCATGAGGTCCAGCAGCCCCTGCAGAACGAGAGCACCAATGATACGTGTCAATGTGATAGCTCTATAAATTGATAGCTCTATAAATTGATAGCTCTGTAAAATCAACAACCACAATGCAAATCCGCGAGACTCACTTTAATGTGCTTGTGCACATCGTTGGTTCTCTGGATGCGCTGTTCCTCTGGGATCCCGATTTCATCCCAGATATCCTGCAGCCTGACCTGGGCTCTGTTGAGGTAGGCGCCGCACTCCGCTGCATGCACTTCACTGGACACAAACGCGGGGGTGAAAGTCATTTTCTGTCGGCTCAACACCTGCGTAACCTCATATATTGAGTTACTTTAACAGCTCTCTATGAAGCAGTGTGACAGTGTCtgtggggcttttattgtgaatgaTAAAAGCCCAAGACGTCGTAGTCTGGCGACcactttattattttaacacGCCTTGGACGTGTCCTCTCTTGGTCGCGTTTTATGAGTCACAACAAAAGCC
Encoded proteins:
- the LOC130195618 gene encoding protein regulator of cytokinesis 1-like isoform X2 — translated: MIVEEDQLKNRLLKSIQACVEELNTLTSELQLPPFEEKDCSTMLQMEKNSRTHLEVLKEHKKQRMEELTGLVGKDRELCDIMCMTPFCIDKDAVPSLKQLETYRAYLDNLTKEKECHHDEFVSVRKEIIVCMDDLERLPETSFEMDVMCEDQEAFCLSNDNIAALKLLLSQLQQHKAENEHRCSAFRSKIQELWERLQISQEEREALSEHMVVSKKRNVEALQAEVERLELLKMQSMTTFIEAIRAEIALLWERCFYSQEQRQAFVPYHDDDFTEELLNLHEAEVRTLKVCYEGHRQLFEGVTKWQENWTVYLEFDKRANDPSRLFNRRGNLLKEGKQRADMQKGLPKLEKSLKTQIDGWEEEHGKEFLVNGQKFLEYVQQQWEQHHAEKENEKLERQMKKTKQTQEDMLFGTSVRTPSKRRVPGTPTPVKLRKICTSSIATPNSILCSGLSGTLCHSIQKPPLSASKGFILRTHGHGKTPLGTDRNKENISHVRNPPCGTPKSQDTQDHTFNSVAASYSDFARDLSKASKSNVTSGLMNSTVSHQ
- the LOC130195618 gene encoding protein regulator of cytokinesis 1-like isoform X1, translating into MRVSEVHAAECGAYLNRAQVRLQDIWDEIGIPEEQRIQRTNDVHKHIKGLLDLMIVEEDQLKNRLLKSIQACVEELNTLTSELQLPPFEEKDCSTMLQMEKNSRTHLEVLKEHKKQRMEELTGLVGKDRELCDIMCMTPFCIDKDAVPSLKQLETYRAYLDNLTKEKECHHDEFVSVRKEIIVCMDDLERLPETSFEMDVMCEDQEAFCLSNDNIAALKLLLSQLQQHKAENEHRCSAFRSKIQELWERLQISQEEREALSEHMVVSKKRNVEALQAEVERLELLKMQSMTTFIEAIRAEIALLWERCFYSQEQRQAFVPYHDDDFTEELLNLHEAEVRTLKVCYEGHRQLFEGVTKWQENWTVYLEFDKRANDPSRLFNRRGNLLKEGKQRADMQKGLPKLEKSLKTQIDGWEEEHGKEFLVNGQKFLEYVQQQWEQHHAEKENEKLERQMKKTKQTQEDMLFGTSVRTPSKRRVPGTPTPVKLRKICTSSIATPNSILCSGLSGTLCHSIQKPPLSASKGFILRTHGHGKTPLGTDRNKENISHVRNPPCGTPKSQDTQDHTFNSVAASYSDFARDLSKASKSNVTSGLMNSTVSHQ